A window of Campylobacter concisus contains these coding sequences:
- a CDS encoding SDH family Clp fold serine proteinase, which produces MALKKGKVAEAENEQKEAEQVEKRGVAKPPVLFSKTQNLIKSIEKRLNATFITYYNSNAGSVCGNDASAMYEILKGKKIDTAYLFIKSDGGSGIAALRIITTLRNYCKNLIALIPANCASAATMMALGANEIVMGPLAYLTPVDTSLKHELSPTNKGNELVSVSMDELSRVVKLWKEQDKDRPNDTNPYNSLYEYIHPLVFGAVDRASSLSLKICTELLRYHIEDDKKIAEISERLNGDYPAHEYPILFREAHEIGLHVKKMDDDLNEMLQELTLLYSEMGQRAFTDYDENSYHDNNIANIIETNGKQIYYQIDKDWFYRPEERRWNVMNDESSWRKNELVNGKIKNTIYHLW; this is translated from the coding sequence ATGGCTTTGAAAAAGGGCAAGGTCGCTGAGGCTGAAAATGAGCAAAAGGAAGCAGAACAAGTTGAAAAGCGAGGCGTAGCAAAACCGCCGGTGCTTTTTAGTAAGACACAAAATTTAATAAAATCGATCGAAAAAAGACTAAACGCCACCTTCATAACTTACTATAATTCAAATGCTGGTAGCGTTTGCGGCAACGATGCAAGTGCTATGTATGAAATTTTAAAGGGTAAAAAGATAGATACTGCTTATCTTTTTATAAAAAGTGACGGCGGAAGCGGTATCGCCGCTCTTAGGATTATCACTACACTTAGAAATTACTGCAAAAATTTAATAGCTCTAATACCTGCAAACTGCGCCTCAGCTGCTACCATGATGGCACTTGGCGCAAATGAGATCGTCATGGGCCCACTTGCCTATCTAACGCCTGTTGATACTTCACTAAAACACGAGCTTAGCCCGACAAATAAAGGCAATGAGCTTGTGAGCGTTTCGATGGACGAACTTAGTCGTGTGGTCAAGCTTTGGAAAGAACAAGATAAAGATAGGCCAAACGACACAAACCCTTATAACTCACTTTATGAGTATATCCATCCGCTAGTATTTGGTGCGGTTGATCGTGCTAGCTCGCTATCGCTTAAGATTTGCACCGAGCTTCTTAGGTATCACATCGAGGATGACAAAAAGATTGCAGAAATTTCTGAAAGGCTAAATGGCGACTACCCAGCTCATGAATATCCAATCCTCTTTAGAGAGGCGCACGAGATCGGCCTTCATGTAAAAAAGATGGATGATGATCTAAATGAAATGCTTCAAGAGTTAACGCTACTTTACTCTGAGATGGGACAGCGAGCTTTTACCGACTACGATGAAAATAGCTACCACGATAACAATATCGCAAATATCATCGAAACAAATGGCAAGCAAATTTATTATCAGATAGATAAAGACTGGTTCTACCGCCCTGAAGAGCGCCGCTGGAATGTGATGAACGACGAGAGCTCTTGGCGTAAAAACGAACTAGTAAATGGCAAAATAAAAAATACCATCTATCACTTGTGGTAA
- a CDS encoding metal-sulfur cluster assembly factor, whose amino-acid sequence MKEKIYNALSNIVDPEVGFDIVSLGLIYDASCDENGKAKVTMTLSTKSCPLHEMILGWVETAVLDIEGIKECEIDLVWEPEWNIQMASDFVKAQLGV is encoded by the coding sequence ATGAAAGAAAAAATTTATAACGCACTGTCAAATATCGTTGATCCAGAAGTTGGCTTTGATATCGTTTCGCTTGGACTTATATACGATGCGAGCTGCGATGAAAATGGCAAAGCAAAAGTTACTATGACGCTTTCAACTAAATCTTGCCCACTACATGAAATGATACTTGGCTGGGTAGAAACTGCCGTGCTTGATATAGAAGGTATCAAAGAGTGCGAGATCGACCTTGTTTGGGAGCCTGAGTGGAATATACAAATGGCAAGTGATTTTGTAAAAGCACAACTTGGAGTTTAA
- a CDS encoding peptidase M50 translates to MLLNTYAPPFKLVGGYFIAGILFLALSVPAFFYADFDAISSLNTAGFLHIFFVGFVMSIIIGALYQLTSVILEKPFFTAKGAILNLAIFCLSLLGMCYGMLFAEAKILQISGVLLFCSLAFFATTYALSFMDNEKKSFAAFALFISAIFLIIGITLGFCLLMILSGTLMLDFEMTLKFHVYFVLGFVFLVILGAASVLLPMFALAHDLKFTLSKASLACYILGGILLAFNENLSILSICLAALLFIAQALYILKKRVRKAYDYWNVNIVLSLVALLGAAVFIALDKLNLAAYFLIYGFLFAFIVAHLYKIAPFLIWYHYVAPFVGKVKVPLLDAMILKKIAYFGIAFNAISLLCYLLSTCFELEILVQAGMIFIAISIVLLSINIINIFRFTGFKG, encoded by the coding sequence ATGCTTTTAAATACTTATGCACCACCATTTAAGTTAGTCGGTGGATATTTTATTGCTGGAATTTTGTTTTTGGCATTAAGTGTGCCGGCATTCTTTTATGCAGATTTTGATGCGATTAGCTCACTAAATACAGCTGGTTTTTTGCATATATTTTTTGTTGGCTTTGTTATGAGCATTATCATCGGAGCGCTCTATCAGCTAACTTCAGTCATCTTAGAAAAGCCATTTTTTACAGCAAAAGGTGCTATTTTAAATTTGGCTATTTTTTGTCTATCGTTGCTGGGCATGTGCTACGGGATGTTATTTGCTGAGGCTAAAATTTTACAAATTAGTGGAGTTTTGCTTTTTTGCTCACTCGCTTTTTTTGCTACGACGTACGCATTAAGCTTTATGGATAATGAAAAAAAGAGCTTTGCAGCCTTTGCACTTTTTATTTCAGCTATCTTTTTGATAATTGGAATAACGCTTGGTTTTTGCTTGCTTATGATACTTAGTGGCACGCTGATGCTTGATTTTGAGATGACACTAAAATTTCACGTTTATTTTGTACTGGGATTTGTGTTCCTTGTGATACTTGGAGCTGCTAGCGTACTCCTACCTATGTTTGCGCTAGCTCACGATCTAAAATTTACACTTAGCAAGGCCTCACTAGCATGCTATATTTTGGGTGGTATCTTGCTAGCTTTTAATGAAAATTTATCTATTTTGTCAATATGTTTAGCGGCTTTACTTTTTATAGCTCAAGCACTTTATATTTTAAAAAAACGCGTTAGAAAGGCGTATGATTACTGGAATGTAAATATCGTGCTTTCGTTGGTGGCTTTACTTGGTGCTGCTGTTTTTATAGCTTTGGATAAATTAAATTTAGCTGCATATTTTTTAATATATGGCTTTTTATTTGCTTTTATCGTAGCCCATCTTTACAAGATTGCACCATTTCTCATATGGTATCACTATGTAGCACCTTTTGTTGGAAAGGTAAAAGTGCCACTTCTTGATGCCATGATACTAAAAAAGATAGCTTATTTTGGTATAGCTTTTAATGCTATCTCGCTTCTTTGCTATCTTCTCTCAACTTGCTTTGAACTAGAAATTTTAGTGCAAGCTGGTATGATTTTTATAGCTATTAGTATAGTTTTGCTATCGATAAATATAATAAATATTTTTAGATTTACTGGTTTTAAAGGATAA
- the msrB gene encoding peptide-methionine (R)-S-oxide reductase MsrB — translation MKKILKFILMATVFFGLNLMAKDELIKEQTMAGQNLKEIYLAGGCFWGMQGYFKKIFGVVDTKVGYANGKSENTSYRELHESDHAETLYVKYDENRVALAEILAHFFRVIDPTSLNKQGNDVGRQYRSGIYYVSDSDLPTIESFMKIEQKKFKDKIVVEVAPLKNFVLGEEYHQDYLDKNPFGYCHIDLGLANKPLYDEAKFKPLSKDELKKKLSSEQYAVTQEAATERPFSSEYDKFNQKGIYVDITSGKPLFSSADKFDAGCGWPSFTKPITTTALAYSEDNSFMMKRVEVRSQNSDAHLGHVFDDGPSDKGGLRYCINGASLKFIPLEDMARLGYEEFIPYVK, via the coding sequence ATGAAAAAGATCTTAAAATTTATCTTAATGGCAACAGTGTTTTTTGGTCTAAATTTGATGGCAAAAGATGAGCTTATAAAGGAGCAGACGATGGCAGGGCAAAATTTAAAAGAAATTTATCTAGCAGGTGGTTGCTTTTGGGGTATGCAGGGATATTTTAAAAAGATATTTGGCGTAGTGGATACAAAGGTAGGCTACGCGAATGGCAAGAGCGAAAATACTAGCTACCGCGAGCTTCATGAAAGTGATCATGCTGAAACGCTTTATGTAAAATACGACGAAAATAGAGTCGCTTTGGCTGAAATTTTGGCTCATTTTTTTAGAGTGATCGACCCGACCTCTCTAAATAAACAAGGTAATGACGTAGGTAGGCAGTATAGAAGCGGAATTTACTATGTTAGTGATAGTGATCTGCCAACGATAGAGAGCTTTATGAAAATAGAGCAAAAGAAATTTAAAGATAAGATCGTGGTTGAGGTGGCGCCACTTAAAAATTTCGTCTTAGGCGAAGAGTATCATCAAGACTATCTTGATAAAAATCCTTTTGGATATTGTCACATCGACCTAGGTTTAGCCAATAAACCACTTTACGATGAGGCGAAATTTAAGCCGCTTAGTAAAGATGAGCTAAAGAAAAAATTAAGTAGCGAGCAGTATGCCGTGACGCAAGAAGCAGCGACCGAGAGGCCATTTAGCAGCGAGTATGATAAATTTAATCAAAAAGGCATTTATGTAGATATAACGAGTGGAAAGCCACTTTTCTCAAGCGCAGATAAATTTGATGCAGGATGTGGCTGGCCAAGCTTTACAAAGCCTATCACGACAACGGCGCTTGCGTATAGCGAGGACAACTCATTTATGATGAAAAGGGTTGAAGTTAGGTCTCAAAACAGCGATGCGCACCTTGGGCATGTTTTTGATGATGGTCCAAGCGATAAGGGTGGGCTAAGGTACTGCATAAATGGTGCAAGTCTTAAATTTATACCGCTTGAAGACATGGCTAGGCTGGGATATGAGGAATTTATACCTTACGTAAAATAG
- a CDS encoding TerB family tellurite resistance protein, translating into MSGVLFLLILGGAIFLFMNVQIGSNRKKQADVDEAKFLVSLLAKVAKSDGRVSELEARLITQVLDDLSQKVSGVSGVREYLKEVYKSQKENVDNAYETARNYKSAFNLNYDICVARLTFFLNLAYIDGEFNKSEQDVIRNIAYGFGIDKDTLDEIILKFDNFYSSRFKTNSNTGIEKNDPFEVLGLSKSANFDEVKLRYKELVRQYHPDILMGRGESKEVIESSTKKLQEINEAYGRLKEKFGA; encoded by the coding sequence ATGTCTGGAGTCCTGTTTTTACTAATATTAGGCGGTGCGATATTTCTCTTTATGAATGTCCAAATAGGTAGTAACCGCAAGAAACAAGCAGATGTAGATGAGGCTAAATTTCTAGTCTCACTGCTTGCAAAAGTAGCTAAGAGTGACGGTAGAGTTAGCGAGCTAGAGGCTAGGCTGATCACTCAAGTGCTAGATGATCTAAGCCAGAAAGTTAGCGGCGTTAGCGGTGTGCGTGAGTATCTAAAAGAGGTTTATAAGAGCCAAAAAGAAAATGTAGATAACGCCTACGAAACCGCTAGAAACTACAAGAGTGCTTTTAATCTAAACTACGATATATGCGTCGCTAGGCTCACATTTTTTCTAAATTTAGCCTACATCGATGGAGAATTTAACAAAAGCGAGCAAGATGTTATAAGAAATATCGCTTATGGATTTGGCATTGACAAAGATACGCTTGATGAGATTATCTTAAAATTTGATAATTTTTATAGTTCAAGATTTAAAACAAATTCTAATACCGGTATAGAAAAAAACGATCCATTTGAGGTTTTAGGACTTAGCAAGAGTGCAAATTTTGATGAGGTAAAGCTTCGTTATAAAGAGCTTGTTAGACAGTATCATCCCGATATTTTGATGGGTAGGGGAGAGAGTAAAGAGGTTATAGAGAGTTCAACCAAAAAGCTTCAAGAGATAAATGAGGCTTATGGGCGTTTGAAAGAGAAATTTGGAGCTTAG
- the purH gene encoding bifunctional phosphoribosylaminoimidazolecarboxamide formyltransferase/IMP cyclohydrolase, giving the protein MRALLSVSDKEGIVEFAKGLEELGWQILSTGGTYKLLRSEGVKATEVSEFTASPEMFEGRVKTLHPKIHGGILHKRDDATHVAQAKEHGIEGIDLVCVNLYPFKETTIRTDDFAEIIENIDIGGPAMVRSAAKNFKDVLIVTSVLDYDEILKRLREKSDDFEFRRSLMIKAFEHTAAYDSMIANYMNDRFNGGFGDARFIVGSKVFDTRYGENPHQKGALYEFDYFFTNNFRALKGEASFNNMTDINGALMLATSFDDAPAVAIIKHANPCGFAVKDTLLESYEAALKCDPISAYGGVVAINGTLDEKLAKKINEIYVEVIIAANVDDAALKVFESKKRIKIFTQDNKFLVRSNDKFDFKHVDGGFVFQERDYVRDEELENMKQMSKKFATGSELKDAQIAWKVAALTKSNCVVYVKDGAMVAIGMGMTSRVDAARAAVAKAKELKIDLSGCVLASEAFFPFRDSIDIASKVGVKCVIEPGGSIRDDEVIEAANEHGMSLYFTGVRHFLH; this is encoded by the coding sequence ATGAGAGCGTTGCTTAGCGTTAGCGATAAAGAGGGCATTGTAGAGTTTGCAAAGGGGCTGGAAGAGCTTGGCTGGCAGATACTTTCAACTGGTGGCACCTATAAACTTTTAAGGAGCGAGGGCGTCAAGGCTACTGAAGTTAGTGAATTTACGGCTTCACCTGAGATGTTTGAGGGTAGGGTAAAGACGCTTCATCCAAAGATACATGGCGGTATTTTACATAAGCGCGACGACGCTACGCATGTGGCTCAGGCAAAAGAGCATGGCATAGAGGGTATAGACCTAGTTTGTGTAAATTTATATCCATTTAAAGAGACTACGATTAGGACTGATGACTTTGCTGAGATCATCGAAAATATCGATATCGGTGGCCCAGCCATGGTAAGAAGTGCAGCTAAAAATTTTAAAGACGTGCTTATCGTTACAAGCGTGCTTGATTATGATGAAATTTTAAAGCGCCTAAGAGAGAAAAGCGATGATTTTGAGTTTAGAAGATCTCTGATGATAAAGGCATTTGAGCACACAGCGGCTTATGATAGCATGATCGCAAACTATATGAATGATAGGTTTAATGGCGGTTTTGGCGATGCTAGATTTATCGTGGGAAGCAAGGTTTTTGACACGAGATATGGCGAAAATCCACACCAAAAAGGCGCACTTTATGAGTTTGATTATTTCTTCACAAACAACTTTAGAGCCCTAAAAGGCGAGGCAAGTTTCAATAATATGACCGATATAAATGGTGCGCTAATGCTAGCAACTAGTTTTGATGACGCTCCAGCAGTGGCTATCATCAAGCACGCTAACCCTTGCGGTTTTGCGGTAAAAGATACCTTGCTAGAGAGCTACGAGGCTGCGCTTAAATGTGATCCGATCTCAGCTTACGGCGGTGTAGTAGCGATAAATGGCACACTTGATGAAAAGCTAGCTAAAAAGATAAATGAAATTTACGTTGAAGTAATCATCGCTGCAAATGTCGATGATGCAGCTCTTAAAGTATTTGAGAGTAAAAAACGCATCAAAATTTTCACTCAAGACAATAAATTTTTAGTTCGCTCAAATGATAAATTTGACTTTAAGCACGTTGATGGTGGATTTGTATTTCAAGAAAGAGACTATGTAAGGGACGAAGAGCTTGAAAATATGAAGCAAATGAGCAAGAAATTTGCAACTGGTAGCGAGCTAAAAGATGCTCAGATCGCGTGGAAAGTGGCTGCGCTAACGAAGAGCAACTGCGTAGTTTATGTAAAAGATGGCGCAATGGTAGCTATTGGCATGGGTATGACAAGCCGTGTGGATGCTGCACGTGCAGCCGTAGCAAAGGCAAAAGAGCTAAAGATCGATCTAAGCGGCTGCGTACTTGCAAGTGAGGCGTTCTTCCCATTTAGAGATAGCATTGACATCGCTAGTAAGGTCGGCGTAAAATGTGTCATCGAGCCAGGTGGCAGCATCAGAGATGATGAGGTGATAGAGGCTGCCAATGAGCATGGCATGTCGCTATACTTTACTGGCGTTAGACACTTTTTACACTAA